The nucleotide window GCGCGCGGCCGGAGCGGCCCACACCGGCGTAGCGCAGCCCGTTCGCGAGCACTTTCTCCGGATCGAAGATGTTGCGGCCGTCGACGACGAGATCGCCGCGCATCGCGCGCGCGCAGCGCGCGAAGTCGAGCGCGCGAAACTCGTTCCACTCGGTCGCGAGCAGCAGCGCGTCGGCGTTTTCGAGCGTCGCGTACATGTCGTCGCACAGCACGGTCTCGTTTCCGATCGCGGCGCGCGCCGCATCGTTCGCGATCGGGTCGTAGGCGCGCACCGAGGCTCCGCGGTCCGCCAGCCGGCGGATCACGTTGATCGCCGGCGCGTCGCGGATGTCGTCGGTGTTCGGCTTGAACGCGAGCCCCAGCACGGCGATCGTTCGGCCGCGCAGCCCGCCCAGCTCGCGCTCCAGCTTCATCACGGTGCGCTCGACCTGATGGCGGTTCACCAGCTCGACCGCGTGCAGCAGCGGCGCCTGGTAGTCGCGCTCGACCGCCAGCTGCTCCAGCGCGCGGACGTCCTTCGGGAAGCACGAGCCGCCGTAGCCGATGCCGGGGTTGAGAAACTGCGTGCCGATGCGCTGGTCGAAGCCCATCCCGCGGCCGACCGTCCGCACGTCGACGCCGAGCAGCTCGCAGATGTTCGCGATCTCGTTGATGAACGAGATCTTCGTCGCCAGGAAGGCGTTGGCGGCGTACTTGATCATCTCGGCGGTGCGCACGTCGGTCACGACCATCGGCGCGTCGAGCGGCGCGTACAGGTCGCGCATCGCTGCTTCGGCGGCGGGATCGTTCGTGCCGATGACGATCC belongs to Candidatus Eremiobacterota bacterium and includes:
- a CDS encoding UDP-glucose/GDP-mannose dehydrogenase family protein, coding for MRRIAIVGSGYVGLVTGTCFAELGNTVVCADNDASKIERLQAGEIPFYEPSLGEMVARNVQAERLRFTAETGAAVRESEMVFIAVGTPMRADGHADLSAVRAVAREIGLALDGPKIIVSKSTVPVETGEMISSIVREHARNEHPVSVVSNPEFLREGSAVADFLKPDRIVIGTNDPAAEAAMRDLYAPLDAPMVVTDVRTAEMIKYAANAFLATKISFINEIANICELLGVDVRTVGRGMGFDQRIGTQFLNPGIGYGGSCFPKDVRALEQLAVERDYQAPLLHAVELVNRHQVERTVMKLERELGGLRGRTIAVLGLAFKPNTDDIRDAPAINVIRRLADRGASVRAYDPIANDAARAAIGNETVLCDDMYATLENADALLLATEWNEFRALDFARCARAMRGDLVVDGRNIFDPEKVLANGLRYAGVGRSGRALSAPAGGEPAPVSRRATRY